A window from Opitutia bacterium ISCC 52 encodes these proteins:
- a CDS encoding DUF4159 domain-containing protein: MFSIRNVLLILGLLLVLTGIMLAQRRGGGGFRRGYPDRSEFPMWENTPGFEEDVFTFARIKYRPHYRRGWDGDYPEADWNISYRLQELTSLKTNPHPVYLELTDPDLVKYPFIFIIAPRSVVFTDAEAQALRSHLLNGGFLMVDEFWGSEQWDHFYLQMKRVFPELEPRELDLDHPIFHNVYDLRHKPQTVAIHIWQQGLSYHPLDGTEKDNAPHYYGFFDKRGRMMAILCHNNDLVDGWEREGEDIEYFRKYSDKNSYPMGINIIFYAMTH, encoded by the coding sequence ATGTTTTCGATTCGCAACGTATTATTGATACTAGGACTACTCCTGGTCCTGACCGGCATTATGCTGGCTCAGCGCCGTGGCGGTGGTGGCTTCCGACGGGGCTATCCAGACCGTAGCGAATTCCCCATGTGGGAGAATACTCCTGGATTTGAAGAGGATGTGTTCACTTTTGCTCGGATCAAGTACAGGCCTCACTATAGGCGGGGCTGGGATGGCGACTATCCTGAGGCCGACTGGAACATCTCTTACCGCTTACAGGAACTCACCTCACTGAAGACGAATCCGCATCCGGTCTACCTGGAGTTAACCGACCCTGATCTCGTCAAATATCCCTTTATATTCATCATCGCTCCTCGTTCGGTAGTCTTTACAGATGCAGAGGCCCAAGCACTGAGGAGCCATCTGCTCAATGGTGGCTTCCTCATGGTGGATGAATTCTGGGGAAGCGAACAATGGGACCACTTCTACCTCCAAATGAAGCGCGTGTTCCCTGAGCTGGAGCCGCGGGAACTAGATCTGGATCACCCGATATTTCACAATGTCTACGACCTGCGTCATAAACCGCAAACTGTGGCCATCCACATATGGCAACAAGGTCTAAGTTATCACCCGCTCGATGGAACGGAGAAAGATAACGCCCCCCACTACTATGGTTTCTTTGACAAGAGGGGTCGCATGATGGCCATCCTTTGCCACAACAATGACCTGGTTGACGGTTGGGAGCGAGAAGGTGAAGACATCGAGTATTTCAGGAAATACTCAGACAAGAATTCCTATCCTATGGGTATCAACATCATCTTCTACGCGATGACGCATTAG